A single window of Sporosarcina sp. FSL W7-1349 DNA harbors:
- a CDS encoding creatininase family protein — MKNIGTEMTFNQFQKAGIDKVVFGVGAFETHGYHMPFGTDALISNRLAEKLVERVEGMMVLPPINYGLSAHYNAMPFTISLQPETIVNLIKEVLTEVIRNGIKKILIINGHDGNIAPIELAARAVKVEHPDVTIASFNDWWVAAGNMVPKDFFEKWDGLGHAGEGETSMGLALFGELIEMEHAKGVIPDLPPHVEIKWRFEELTDTGATGDPSVATVEKGKKLESIVLDVLENFVKEMDQKDWKYGLHLKN, encoded by the coding sequence ATGAAAAATATTGGGACAGAAATGACATTCAACCAATTTCAAAAGGCGGGAATTGATAAAGTTGTTTTTGGGGTGGGGGCCTTTGAAACACATGGATACCATATGCCATTTGGGACAGATGCGTTAATCTCCAACCGTTTGGCTGAAAAGCTTGTAGAACGGGTTGAAGGAATGATGGTCCTCCCTCCAATTAACTACGGGCTAAGTGCACACTACAATGCAATGCCCTTTACGATCAGTTTACAACCGGAAACGATAGTCAATCTTATTAAAGAAGTATTGACAGAAGTTATACGGAATGGAATCAAAAAAATACTTATCATCAATGGACATGATGGTAATATCGCACCAATTGAATTAGCAGCACGTGCTGTAAAAGTAGAACATCCTGATGTTACGATAGCCAGCTTTAATGATTGGTGGGTTGCCGCAGGAAATATGGTCCCTAAAGACTTCTTTGAGAAGTGGGACGGTCTGGGGCATGCGGGTGAAGGGGAAACATCAATGGGTCTAGCGCTATTTGGTGAATTAATAGAAATGGAGCATGCGAAAGGAGTTATTCCTGACCTCCCGCCACATGTGGAAATTAAATGGAGATTCGAAGAGCTAACAGACACCGGAGCTACGGGTGATCCAAGCGTGGCGACAGTTGAAAAAGGCAAGAAACTCGAAAGTATTGTGTTGGATGTGTTAGAGAACTTTGTAAAGGAAATGGATCAAAAAGATTGGAAGTATGGATTACATTTGAAGAACTGA
- a CDS encoding methyl-accepting chemotaxis protein, which translates to MHPILENIKHSMKAYQMTYPEDVCLVLGDQEGTLVGYLPGTQIDIKVKVGDKIIENTVTMRSLREGKPLREENDSSIFGFPYISLTQPIFDGSDVIGVLSALVSHERVATLREGATDLAAAVQQMSAMTEVMTEASSDVMHRLLELSEQTESIKGDIAAIMDILGFVKDVSRQSNILGINASIEAARAGQHGLGFSVVAKEIRKMADTSNESAAKIDAQLDIISKAIDRMTLSTNQIAAFTEQHNASMEELSTTYSKLEKTADDLLVASSIT; encoded by the coding sequence ATGCACCCGATCTTGGAGAATATAAAACATTCGATGAAGGCGTACCAAATGACGTACCCGGAAGATGTCTGCCTCGTTCTTGGCGACCAGGAAGGAACGCTGGTTGGCTATTTGCCAGGTACACAGATTGACATCAAAGTGAAAGTCGGGGATAAAATCATAGAAAACACGGTGACGATGCGATCCTTGCGGGAGGGAAAGCCACTGCGCGAAGAGAATGATTCCAGCATTTTCGGGTTTCCTTATATTTCATTGACACAACCGATTTTCGATGGATCGGATGTGATCGGCGTATTGAGTGCGCTCGTTTCACATGAACGGGTGGCTACGCTTAGAGAAGGGGCTACTGATTTAGCGGCCGCCGTCCAACAGATGTCTGCGATGACGGAAGTGATGACCGAAGCGTCCAGTGATGTCATGCACCGTCTACTCGAATTATCGGAGCAGACGGAATCCATCAAGGGTGACATCGCTGCAATCATGGATATTCTAGGGTTCGTCAAAGATGTCTCCCGCCAATCCAATATTTTAGGAATCAATGCGTCAATTGAAGCCGCGCGGGCCGGCCAACACGGCCTAGGATTCTCGGTCGTCGCGAAAGAAATCCGAAAAATGGCGGATACGAGCAACGAAAGCGCAGCCAAGATCGATGCCCAACTCGACATCATTTCCAAAGCAATCGACCGCATGACCCTATCCACCAACCAAATCGCCGCCTTCACTGAGCAACACAACGCCAGCATGGAAGAACTCAGCACCACCTATTCGAAGCTTGAAAAAACTGCGGACGATTTGTTGGTGGCGAGCAGCATTACGTAG
- a CDS encoding cobyrinate a,c-diamide synthase: MSNRRLVIAGTGSGVGKTTVTIGLMAALMKKGLTVQGFKCGPDYIDPSYHAAVTKRVSRNLDSWMLGRETVLDIFTHASRDADISIMEGVMGFFDGKDPKTDVGSTAEISVITKSPVLLVVNCASMARSAAAIVKGFQTLSSEPNVVGVIANRVGSEKHFEIVKTAIEQECGIPVVGYLKRENGIEIPERSLGLIPSIERGELDPFFEQLGELVSETVDLEKLLEISQAEPLSFPKEESLFTGSATPAVRIAVAKDAAFNSYYMENFELLEAHGAELVPFSPLADEHVPADCDGLYIGGSLPEEFVSAVSNSTQTKQSVRDAIANGMPTFAEGGGFSYLTESITKTDGQVGGMAGVIPGNVTMHKSLKAIGYREIKGCDENFLLPANQEAKGHEFHYSTFEANFPLQPAYETKGMRGIKADGVATQNLVAGFPQFHFATCLKVVTRWIDACQAYQNTKLEVADGKK, encoded by the coding sequence TTGAGCAATCGAAGATTAGTCATTGCCGGAACCGGCAGTGGTGTAGGAAAAACGACCGTAACCATCGGGCTGATGGCGGCTTTAATGAAAAAAGGGTTGACGGTCCAAGGGTTCAAGTGCGGCCCCGACTATATCGACCCTTCCTATCATGCAGCGGTGACCAAACGGGTATCCCGCAATTTGGACAGCTGGATGCTCGGACGGGAGACTGTGTTGGATATTTTCACCCATGCAAGCCGGGACGCTGACATTTCCATCATGGAAGGGGTCATGGGCTTTTTCGACGGCAAAGATCCGAAAACTGATGTCGGCAGCACTGCTGAAATCAGCGTCATCACCAAAAGCCCCGTCTTGCTCGTCGTTAACTGCGCGAGCATGGCAAGGAGCGCGGCGGCCATTGTAAAAGGATTTCAAACGTTATCCTCCGAACCGAACGTAGTCGGCGTCATTGCGAACCGCGTCGGCAGCGAAAAGCATTTTGAAATTGTAAAAACAGCGATTGAACAGGAATGCGGCATCCCGGTCGTCGGCTATTTGAAGCGTGAAAATGGGATAGAAATCCCCGAGCGCAGCCTCGGATTGATCCCTTCGATTGAGCGGGGTGAATTGGACCCGTTTTTCGAGCAGTTGGGCGAACTCGTGTCCGAGACAGTTGATTTGGAGAAACTGCTTGAAATTTCACAAGCGGAACCTCTTTCATTCCCTAAAGAAGAGTCTCTCTTTACCGGTTCGGCGACCCCGGCCGTGCGAATTGCCGTGGCGAAAGATGCCGCGTTTAATTCCTATTATATGGAGAACTTCGAACTTCTCGAAGCACACGGAGCAGAGCTTGTGCCATTCTCCCCTTTAGCGGATGAACACGTCCCAGCTGACTGTGATGGCCTTTATATCGGGGGGAGCCTTCCGGAAGAATTCGTATCCGCGGTCAGCAACAGCACCCAGACGAAACAATCGGTCCGCGATGCAATTGCAAATGGCATGCCGACCTTTGCGGAAGGCGGCGGCTTCAGCTACTTGACGGAATCGATCACCAAAACGGACGGTCAAGTTGGAGGGATGGCCGGCGTGATTCCGGGAAACGTGACGATGCACAAGTCCTTGAAAGCAATCGGCTACCGGGAAATCAAAGGCTGCGATGAGAACTTTCTTCTGCCTGCAAACCAGGAAGCGAAAGGTCATGAATTCCACTACTCCACCTTCGAGGCGAATTTCCCGTTACAGCCTGCATACGAAACGAAGGGCATGCGTGGAATAAAAGCGGATGGCGTAGCGACACAGAACCTGGTGGCTGGATTCCCGCAGTTTCATTTCGCCACGTGCCTGAAAGTGGTTACCAGATGGATCGACGCTTGCCAAGCGTATCAGAATACGAAGTTGGAGGTAGCTGATGGGAAAAAATAA
- a CDS encoding cob(I)yrinic acid a,c-diamide adenosyltransferase has translation MGKNKKGLTLVFTGDGKGKTTAALGLALRSTGRGMKVKIYQFIKSPQRSYGEQIAFKKLGVEMVQLGIGFTWTKTPEEHREALKKAWPIAREAVMSGEYDVVILDELNNALAIDKFPIDDVLPKEEILDMIRNKPAHVHLVITGRNALPEIRELADLVSVIEPEKHYYENGVDAVKGIEF, from the coding sequence ATGGGAAAAAATAAAAAAGGATTAACACTTGTCTTCACGGGGGACGGCAAAGGGAAAACAACTGCTGCCTTGGGACTGGCTCTCCGCAGCACAGGCCGCGGCATGAAAGTGAAAATCTACCAGTTTATCAAATCACCGCAACGCTCCTACGGCGAGCAGATCGCCTTCAAAAAACTCGGCGTCGAAATGGTCCAATTAGGCATCGGCTTCACTTGGACGAAAACGCCGGAAGAACACCGGGAAGCCCTAAAGAAAGCGTGGCCAATCGCAAGGGAAGCCGTCATGAGCGGCGAATATGATGTCGTCATCCTAGACGAACTGAATAACGCCCTCGCCATCGACAAATTTCCGATCGACGATGTCCTTCCAAAAGAAGAAATCCTGGACATGATCCGCAACAAGCCGGCACACGTCCACCTCGTCATCACGGGCCGAAACGCCTTGCCCGAAATCCGTGAACTCGCCGACCTCGTCTCCGTCATCGAGCCGGAAAAACATTACTATGAAAACGGCGTGGATGCGGTAAAAGGGATCGAATTTTGA
- a CDS encoding FecCD family ABC transporter permease has protein sequence MQNSFIRKFLGNKIGWLYIASIGVVLCATLLGLFVSSVKFPIPTILHIVADKSFGLGWLSDVPKNEELIIWNIRVPRVLLAFLVGASLSLAGAAFQGLLRNPLADPYTIGVSSGAALGAVTVLFFQYTIWGLGSYTLPVVAILSGFLTLFIVFGLVRMSSRSLAIETIILAGIIVGAFVGALTSLMIALGDRDAMTQIMYWLYGSVAMRGWSHVQLIIPFLIIGAIVLLYHYRELNALALGEEAADHIGVNVKRGKILILIGASLLTGSAVAVSGSIGFVGLVVPHLVRLMSGPNHRHVLPLSILFGGSFLVFADLLARTVIAPQELPIGVITALIGAPVFAFLLIRDRIGRGENR, from the coding sequence TTGCAAAACTCATTTATCCGGAAGTTTTTGGGGAATAAAATCGGTTGGCTTTATATCGCAAGTATCGGGGTTGTACTTTGTGCAACCCTTCTTGGCTTATTCGTCAGCAGTGTAAAATTCCCGATTCCCACCATTCTCCATATCGTAGCGGATAAATCATTCGGCCTTGGCTGGCTATCGGATGTTCCGAAGAATGAAGAGCTAATCATCTGGAACATCCGGGTGCCCCGTGTCCTATTAGCCTTCCTTGTCGGGGCCTCCCTGTCACTCGCCGGAGCCGCCTTCCAAGGACTTCTTCGGAATCCGTTAGCCGATCCGTATACGATTGGTGTGTCATCCGGGGCGGCGCTCGGGGCCGTGACGGTTTTATTTTTCCAATACACGATTTGGGGATTAGGCAGTTATACATTGCCGGTCGTGGCGATTTTAAGCGGATTTCTTACCTTATTCATTGTTTTCGGGCTCGTCCGGATGAGTAGCCGGAGCCTTGCGATTGAGACGATCATTCTCGCCGGTATCATTGTCGGAGCCTTTGTCGGGGCTCTGACATCTTTGATGATTGCCCTTGGAGACCGCGATGCGATGACGCAGATCATGTACTGGTTATATGGAAGTGTTGCGATGCGCGGGTGGAGCCACGTCCAACTGATCATCCCCTTTCTCATCATCGGAGCTATTGTCTTGCTCTATCATTACCGAGAATTGAATGCTCTGGCTCTCGGCGAAGAAGCCGCCGATCATATCGGGGTCAATGTAAAAAGGGGGAAAATCCTCATCTTGATTGGCGCCTCGTTGCTGACCGGTTCGGCGGTTGCCGTCTCCGGATCGATCGGGTTCGTCGGGTTGGTCGTCCCCCATCTCGTACGTCTCATGAGCGGGCCGAACCATCGACATGTTCTGCCTCTGTCGATATTGTTTGGAGGCTCCTTCCTCGTATTCGCAGATTTGCTCGCGAGGACGGTCATCGCGCCGCAAGAACTGCCGATCGGTGTCATCACCGCCTTGATCGGCGCTCCGGTATTTGCTTTTCTATTAATCCGAGATCGAATTGGAAGAGGGGAAAACCGATGA
- a CDS encoding ABC transporter ATP-binding protein: protein MITVEHLVGGYGKKPIIHDLEFEIRKGEFFALLGPNGSGKTTLFKLITGQLPIASGSISIDGKAMEKLSKLEKAQKVAVLSQESKVTFDFTVEEIVSLGRYPHQTGFFKSISANDQKVIDHVMTVTRIEQFRHLQFRTLSGGEKQRVLLAKALAQEPEVLLLDEPTNHLDIKHTFQILNMLKEWQRTKGLTIFAILHDLNVASLYADRVALLHKGSFLEVGDVNTLRKEEQLKKVYEVDVKTQAHPIVARPQLLMTPSIEGAADSKSFFNSYSIDCNEESVELVFDKPLRTLSNAAIGNGIQWLQHFCLVNQPADKSSQDFLKHWMENHDIPAEQALGIGCEGSLANTMLVERQVEDVDITLLINFEKAIHILLFVDSTLDDRMLFDCYMAVTEAKMAAFQEVGVHLGMDREDCVAIAANQRKTESGETETAVSRKQIGQLVLSVLTDALQEKLGKPFMQECEHSLNRDKASDVQDVLVPTDIPRRD, encoded by the coding sequence ATGATTACAGTCGAACATCTCGTAGGCGGTTACGGAAAAAAACCGATTATCCATGATCTTGAATTTGAAATCCGGAAAGGGGAGTTTTTCGCACTGCTCGGACCGAATGGCAGTGGGAAGACCACCCTATTCAAATTAATTACCGGCCAACTCCCGATTGCGTCGGGCTCGATCTCCATTGATGGAAAAGCGATGGAGAAGCTGTCAAAACTCGAAAAGGCACAAAAAGTGGCAGTCCTTTCACAAGAGAGTAAAGTGACATTCGATTTCACCGTGGAGGAAATCGTCAGCCTCGGACGGTATCCGCACCAAACCGGTTTTTTTAAGAGCATATCTGCGAATGACCAGAAAGTGATTGACCATGTCATGACTGTGACACGTATCGAGCAGTTTCGCCATCTGCAGTTTCGAACGTTGAGCGGCGGGGAGAAACAGCGGGTTTTATTAGCGAAAGCGTTGGCGCAGGAACCGGAAGTCCTTCTATTGGATGAGCCAACGAACCATTTGGATATTAAGCATACGTTCCAGATTTTAAACATGCTGAAAGAGTGGCAGCGGACGAAGGGCTTGACGATCTTCGCCATACTGCATGATTTGAACGTGGCCTCCCTCTACGCGGATCGGGTCGCCCTCCTGCATAAAGGGTCTTTCCTCGAAGTCGGCGACGTCAACACGTTACGCAAGGAAGAGCAATTGAAAAAGGTCTATGAAGTGGACGTCAAAACACAAGCCCATCCAATTGTCGCGCGACCCCAATTGCTTATGACGCCTTCCATCGAGGGTGCGGCAGACAGCAAGAGCTTTTTCAATAGTTACTCCATTGACTGCAACGAAGAAAGCGTAGAACTGGTATTCGACAAACCGTTGCGTACACTTTCCAATGCAGCTATCGGCAACGGAATTCAATGGCTTCAACATTTTTGCTTGGTCAATCAACCTGCCGATAAAAGTTCGCAAGACTTCTTGAAACATTGGATGGAAAACCACGACATCCCGGCTGAGCAGGCGCTGGGCATCGGATGTGAAGGTAGTTTAGCAAACACGATGCTTGTCGAAAGGCAAGTTGAAGACGTAGACATAACTCTTCTGATCAACTTTGAAAAGGCCATCCATATTCTCCTGTTTGTCGACTCGACATTGGATGATCGTATGTTATTTGATTGTTATATGGCGGTGACGGAAGCGAAAATGGCGGCTTTTCAGGAAGTCGGTGTTCATTTGGGTATGGACCGGGAAGATTGCGTGGCGATTGCCGCCAACCAGCGGAAGACTGAATCGGGCGAAACGGAAACAGCAGTTTCCCGCAAACAGATCGGACAACTCGTATTATCCGTGTTAACCGATGCCTTACAAGAAAAGTTAGGAAAACCTTTTATGCAGGAGTGTGAACACTCGCTGAACAGAGATAAAGCCTCCGACGTACAGGATGTACTAGTGCCAACGGATATACCAAGGCGTGATTGA
- the purU gene encoding formyltetrahydrofolate deformylase has translation MTIHINTDTKTLQLNNKRSENSGRLLVKCPDQPGIVAELSKFLFDHESNIVESSQYSSDPEGGTFFIRLEFHCENLPEKREQMEADFQAIAGRYSMEYRFAYGSERKRTAIFVSKEPYCLMELLWEWQNGDLETDIAVVISNHEVARPMVEALGIPFHYIPANKDIRKQVEEEQIRLMEEYDVDLLILARYMQILTPEFVEHFPNQIINIHHSFLPAFIGARPYERAFDRGVKLIGATSHYVTNDLDEGPIIEQDIERVDHRDDVVELKKIGRQIERRVLAKAVKWHLEDRILVENNKTIVFH, from the coding sequence ATGACAATTCATATAAATACAGATACAAAAACACTTCAGTTGAATAACAAAAGATCGGAAAATAGCGGACGTTTGCTCGTTAAGTGTCCGGACCAGCCGGGAATTGTGGCTGAATTGTCCAAGTTTCTATTTGACCATGAATCCAATATTGTGGAATCGAGCCAATACTCAAGCGACCCGGAAGGCGGCACGTTCTTCATCCGTCTAGAGTTCCATTGTGAAAACTTGCCGGAGAAACGTGAGCAAATGGAGGCCGATTTCCAAGCGATTGCGGGCCGATATTCAATGGAATACCGTTTTGCGTACGGCAGTGAACGGAAGCGTACGGCCATATTCGTATCGAAAGAGCCATATTGCCTGATGGAGTTATTATGGGAATGGCAAAACGGGGACTTGGAAACCGATATCGCCGTCGTCATCAGCAACCATGAAGTTGCGCGTCCAATGGTCGAAGCACTCGGCATTCCGTTCCATTATATCCCGGCGAATAAAGATATCCGCAAACAGGTGGAAGAGGAACAGATTCGCCTGATGGAAGAATACGATGTCGATTTATTGATTTTAGCACGTTATATGCAGATTTTAACGCCGGAATTCGTGGAACATTTCCCGAATCAAATTATTAACATTCACCATTCTTTCCTGCCGGCATTCATCGGCGCCCGCCCATACGAGCGTGCGTTTGACCGGGGTGTCAAACTGATCGGCGCAACTTCCCACTATGTGACGAACGACTTGGATGAAGGTCCGATCATCGAGCAAGATATCGAGCGGGTGGACCATCGCGACGATGTAGTCGAATTGAAGAAAATCGGCCGTCAAATCGAACGTCGTGTCCTCGCCAAAGCTGTGAAGTGGCATTTGGAAGACCGGATTCTTGTAGAGAATAATAAAACGATTGTGTTTCATTGA
- a CDS encoding S8 family peptidase has translation MNGSSSIRSNTTDVTDEKGHGTMVAGIIAAQLNNRKGMAGTAGPYRVSVLPLKIFNQDTASLSDLIRAINYAIAQDVDIINMSLGGKEFSRLENEAIQRAIDAGITVVAAAGNDALAGNPVMYPAAYDHVISVGAVNSKNVKADFSTYNEQVDLVAPGQGILSTAPNLKYSKGDGTSFAAPIVSGTVAMVKGLYPELSPHEIEQMFRRSATDLGMPGFDSYYGMGVLDAGKLYAQLEEYEKSVLQFGGDFPAMQVNSSKVFTVTFNQKLAAGQDFSRTIKINRRADGTEPITSFAVVVNPANPAQLLITPATKWEPGAHYLTITTDVRNQNGQPLKKEVHMKFDVGNR, from the coding sequence ATGAATGGCTCGTCAAGTATAAGGTCCAACACGACGGATGTTACGGATGAGAAAGGGCATGGCACGATGGTCGCGGGCATCATCGCCGCTCAATTGAATAATCGGAAAGGGATGGCGGGAACAGCTGGACCATATCGGGTTTCGGTTCTGCCACTCAAGATTTTCAATCAGGACACAGCGAGTCTGTCGGATTTGATCCGGGCGATCAATTACGCTATTGCGCAAGACGTGGATATCATCAATATGAGTCTGGGGGGCAAGGAGTTTTCCCGATTGGAGAATGAAGCAATCCAGCGAGCTATTGATGCGGGGATTACAGTCGTAGCTGCAGCCGGGAATGACGCATTGGCTGGGAATCCGGTCATGTATCCTGCTGCGTATGATCATGTCATTTCGGTTGGCGCAGTGAATTCCAAGAATGTGAAGGCGGACTTTTCCACCTATAACGAACAGGTGGATTTGGTGGCGCCCGGACAGGGGATTCTGTCCACTGCTCCAAATCTGAAATATAGCAAAGGGGACGGCACATCGTTTGCAGCCCCGATCGTGTCGGGGACGGTCGCGATGGTCAAAGGGTTGTATCCCGAGTTGTCGCCCCATGAAATCGAGCAAATGTTCAGAAGGTCGGCCACCGATTTAGGGATGCCGGGCTTTGATTCTTATTATGGGATGGGCGTTTTGGACGCCGGAAAGTTATATGCGCAACTGGAGGAGTATGAAAAATCCGTGCTCCAGTTCGGAGGCGATTTCCCGGCGATGCAGGTCAATAGCTCGAAAGTGTTCACCGTGACGTTTAATCAAAAGCTTGCAGCCGGTCAAGATTTTTCGCGCACCATTAAAATTAACAGAAGGGCGGACGGCACGGAACCGATCACTTCCTTCGCGGTAGTCGTCAATCCCGCCAACCCGGCTCAATTGTTGATCACCCCTGCGACGAAATGGGAACCCGGTGCCCATTATTTGACGATTACGACCGATGTCCGCAATCAAAATGGACAACCTTTGAAGAAAGAAGTTCATATGAAGTTTGATGTGGGTAACCGTTGA
- a CDS encoding ABC transporter substrate-binding protein, with the protein MIKRWGLFSLVFVLAMVLLAGCGSKETPADQPVPETPDTEATDQTEAEGTEGAQAFPVTFTDDVGREVTIEKEPETLISIQTSNTEILYALGVGDRLIGVSDYCNYPPEALEVQKVGGQDMDAELVMTLLPDVAFVTQYHFDNHAEILKQFEEVGITVVVTGSATSFDDAYATMEMIATATGTTEKADEIIQDMKDRRAALEEKAKEITDKKKVWVEVAPAPDIFTTGKNTFMHEMLETINATNAAEDQDGWVKLTEEEIVQLNPDVIITTYGYYVDNPAEGVLARDGWAEVNAIKNKQVFDVDSDTVTRPGPRLIEGVEQLAKLIYPEVFGE; encoded by the coding sequence ATGATAAAACGATGGGGCTTGTTCAGTTTGGTTTTCGTGCTGGCGATGGTCCTTTTAGCAGGCTGCGGATCGAAAGAGACCCCAGCGGATCAACCGGTTCCAGAAACACCGGACACGGAAGCGACAGATCAAACGGAGGCAGAAGGTACGGAGGGGGCACAAGCCTTTCCGGTCACATTCACCGATGATGTCGGCCGTGAAGTGACGATTGAGAAAGAACCGGAAACCCTCATCTCCATCCAGACGAGCAATACGGAAATTTTATATGCGCTCGGTGTAGGCGATCGCCTTATCGGGGTTTCGGATTACTGTAATTATCCTCCGGAAGCATTGGAAGTGCAAAAAGTCGGCGGCCAGGACATGGATGCCGAATTGGTCATGACCTTGTTGCCGGATGTCGCCTTTGTAACCCAATACCATTTCGATAACCATGCAGAAATTCTAAAACAATTTGAAGAAGTCGGCATCACCGTTGTTGTCACCGGCAGCGCCACTTCATTCGACGATGCATACGCCACGATGGAAATGATTGCGACGGCTACCGGAACGACGGAAAAGGCCGACGAGATCATCCAGGACATGAAAGACCGCCGTGCTGCCCTTGAAGAAAAAGCGAAAGAAATCACGGATAAAAAGAAAGTATGGGTCGAAGTAGCCCCTGCTCCGGATATCTTCACTACAGGGAAAAACACATTCATGCACGAAATGCTGGAGACAATCAATGCAACGAATGCAGCGGAAGATCAAGATGGATGGGTGAAGTTGACAGAAGAGGAAATCGTCCAACTTAACCCAGATGTCATCATTACCACATATGGCTATTATGTGGACAATCCTGCCGAAGGCGTCTTGGCACGCGACGGTTGGGCAGAAGTCAATGCCATTAAGAATAAACAAGTATTCGATGTCGACAGCGACACCGTCACTCGTCCAGGCCCACGCCTGATTGAAGGAGTCGAGCAGCTTGCAAAACTCATTTATCCGGAAGTTTTTGGGGAATAA